The following proteins are co-located in the Pochonia chlamydosporia 170 chromosome 6, whole genome shotgun sequence genome:
- a CDS encoding transmembrane protein (similar to Metarhizium acridum CQMa 102 XP_007812742.1) produces the protein MQQPSSSGNQEQHLRAQLELLQNHDADTSTTASGSRDSRGAVSHSPPARTANGHEELAAASYEAARALGKTQAESHIHPDLRGVSGHPANMMSMGPPSGHSPGASPTGPLNASIAPAPSSSAPEVGAGSDGRKAKRELSQSKRAAQNRAAQRAFRQRKEGYIKKLEQQVRDYGEMEQSFKGMQSENYALREYVIHLQSRLLDTQGEYPPPPPNVNLSQSSAPQPPPTSAPEQAQNPGVGTPLEAVAQAVAGLAAQEQLAESQERYPSPEYKADPREDEGRTVEEINRQLHQQADEGASGSAEV, from the exons AGCAGCACTTGCGCGCACAGCTGGAGCTCTTGCAGAATCACGACGCCGATACCTCGACGACAGCCTCTGGCTCACGCGACTCGAGGGGCGCAGTTTCTCATTCTCCGCCGGCGCGAACGGCGAATGGACACGAAGAGCTGGCCGCCGCCTCATACGAAGCCGCTCGCGCCTTGGGTAAGACTCAAGCCGAGTCGCATATTCACCCAGATCTCCGAGGCGTTTCAGGCCATCCCGCCAACATGATGTCCATGGGCCCTCCTTCTGGACACAGTCCCGGTGCCAGTCCGACTGGTCCTTTGAATGCTTCTATAGCCCCagcaccatcctcctcagctcCCGAAGTTGGCGCTGGTAGTGATGGAAGGAAAGCCAAGCGCGAGCTTTCTCAGTCGAAGCGTGCCGCGCAAAATAGAGCTGCACAG CGTGCATTCCGGCAGCGTAAAGAAGGCTACATTAAGAAGCTCGAGCAGCAGGTTAGAGACTACGGCGAGATGGAGCAGAGTTTCAAGGGCATGCAATCCGAGAATTACGCACTCCGTGAATATGTTATCCATCTCCAATCAAGGCTACTAGATACCCAAGGAGAATATCCCCCGCCGCCACCCAATGTTAACTTATCTCAATCCTCCGcgcctcagcctcctccaacCAGCGCACCAGAACAAGCACAAAATCCTGGAGTTGGGACGCCGCTTGAGGCTGTGGCCCAGGCCGTAGCAGGCCTTGCCGCTCAGGAGCAGTTGGCCGAATCCCAAGAACGATATCCTAGCCCAGAATATAAGGCCGATCCACGCGAAGACGAGGGTCGAACAGTTGAAGAGATTAACAGACAGCTGCACCAGCAAGCCGACGAAGGCGCCAGTGGATCAGCTGAGGTTTAG